Proteins encoded by one window of Pseudonocardia alni:
- a CDS encoding sulfite exporter TauE/SafE family protein produces the protein MTPWQLLTLFGAGIAAGLIGAVAGLASLFSYPALLAVGLPATTANITNTVCMLFQGAGAVAGSRPELRGAGPQLRRWIGPALLGGAAGAGLLLLTPAGGFERIVPFLVAVAALLLLRPPRPAAEPRPPGPGVAVGVFGVAVYAGYFGAAAGVMMLALTLSLPGATLLRANALKNVLTWAANAVAAVGFAVLGDVAWAAVPALALGLLIGGRLGPVVARRLPARLVRIGIAVAGLGLALRLFVQAWL, from the coding sequence GTGACCCCGTGGCAGCTGCTCACGCTGTTCGGTGCCGGCATCGCGGCCGGCCTGATCGGCGCCGTCGCCGGCCTCGCGTCGTTGTTCTCCTACCCCGCGCTGCTGGCCGTCGGGCTCCCCGCGACGACGGCGAACATCACCAACACCGTCTGCATGCTGTTCCAGGGGGCGGGCGCGGTCGCCGGGTCCCGCCCGGAGCTGCGCGGCGCCGGGCCGCAGCTGCGCCGCTGGATCGGCCCGGCGCTGCTCGGCGGCGCGGCCGGGGCCGGGCTGCTGCTGCTCACCCCGGCCGGTGGCTTCGAGCGGATCGTACCGTTCCTCGTCGCGGTCGCGGCACTGCTGCTCCTGCGCCCGCCCCGGCCCGCGGCCGAACCGCGACCGCCCGGGCCGGGCGTCGCGGTGGGGGTGTTCGGCGTCGCCGTCTACGCCGGGTACTTCGGCGCCGCGGCCGGGGTGATGATGCTGGCGCTCACGCTGTCGCTGCCGGGCGCGACCCTGCTGCGGGCCAACGCGCTGAAGAACGTGCTGACCTGGGCGGCGAACGCCGTCGCCGCGGTCGGCTTCGCGGTCCTCGGCGACGTCGCGTGGGCCGCGGTGCCCGCACTGGCCCTGGGCCTGCTCATCGGCGGCCGGCTCGGCCCGGTCGTGGCCCGGCGTCTCCCGGCCCGCCTGGTCCGGATCGGCATCGCGGTCGCGGGCCTCGGCCTGGCCCTGCGGCTGTTCGTCCAGGCCTGGCTCTGA
- a CDS encoding DUF4232 domain-containing protein has translation MHLVVDAQDPTRRPVRGTTTSQWRRSAQRPASERGSRWWGRARPGWVPPCCSCSRAAAPRAPTSLPPRPPVPALTAATTPPPATTPSAPADDGGPAGPCTGDTLDVSATAPRTDGPAAVADLVFRNTGSAPCMLDGYPGVAFVAGNEGTRVGPRAAIDGPRARVRLAPGAAATAPLRVRATTSYPEADCVPEQARGLRVAPPGGSGGTFVPRPGPVCSADPAPPQATVGSVAAR, from the coding sequence GTGCATCTCGTTGTCGATGCACAGGACCCTACCCGCCGCCCGGTGAGGGGCACGACCACGTCACAATGGCGCCGATCGGCGCAGCGACCTGCGTCGGAACGGGGGTCACGGTGGTGGGGCCGCGCGAGGCCGGGGTGGGTGCCGCCCTGCTGCTCCTGCTCGCGGGCTGCGGCACCGCGGGCCCCGACGTCGCTGCCCCCCCGCCCGCCCGTCCCGGCCCTCACGGCCGCGACGACCCCGCCCCCGGCGACCACCCCGTCCGCCCCGGCCGACGACGGCGGCCCGGCCGGTCCGTGCACCGGCGACACCCTCGACGTGTCCGCCACCGCACCACGCACCGACGGGCCGGCCGCCGTCGCCGACCTGGTGTTCCGCAACACCGGCAGCGCCCCCTGCATGCTCGACGGCTACCCCGGGGTCGCGTTCGTGGCGGGCAACGAGGGGACCCGCGTCGGGCCGCGGGCCGCGATCGACGGGCCCCGGGCGCGGGTGCGGCTGGCGCCGGGGGCCGCGGCGACGGCGCCCCTGCGGGTTCGGGCGACCACGTCGTACCCGGAGGCGGACTGCGTCCCGGAGCAGGCGCGCGGGCTGCGGGTCGCCCCGCCCGGTGGCAGCGGCGGGACCTTCGTGCCGCGCCCCGGCCCGGTGTGCTCCGCCGACCCGGCGCCGCCGCAGGCCACGGTGGGGTCGGTCGCCGCCCGGTAG
- a CDS encoding PucR family transcriptional regulator: MALTLRTLCASRSLGLRLACPSADQDRPLTWVHSSELSDPTPYLDGDELLLTTGLGPAPDPAGYVDRLVAHGLAGLGFGCGLGHDDLLPALREACARAGLALLEIPERTPFLALTKAVAEARAADRYAEVVRTDEAQRALTAAALGEDDPDTGTARVLDRLTDRLGAWALISGADGRVRRSAPAGAARRAVLLRAEIDRVRDHPGPSSVTVAVGDGQVVLQPVRLIGPAVLVVGRDRRFTPVDRQLIGSAVSVLTLAHARSAAAGRAERRVRTAVLRALASLPGCGAEDVLAETWGPLPGGDLVAVALGGRATGAPPAVLLDALERAPGVAFHAELDGQVAALVGAGSVPAVLEVAGRVRGVRAGVSTPAPVGELGRALREAGRALDAAERRDRAVLRFADLAGSGLASLVRPEDATAFADAVLAPLVRHDTERRGDLVASLREWLAHHGQWDPAASRLGVHRHTLRARITRAAALLERDLDSPGVRAELWFALHTTDPA, translated from the coding sequence ATGGCGCTGACGCTGCGCACGCTGTGTGCGAGCCGCAGTCTCGGACTGCGGCTCGCGTGTCCGTCCGCGGATCAGGATCGACCGCTCACGTGGGTGCATTCGAGCGAACTGTCCGATCCGACGCCCTATCTCGACGGCGACGAGCTGCTGCTGACCACCGGGCTCGGACCGGCGCCCGACCCGGCCGGCTACGTGGACCGGCTCGTCGCGCACGGCCTCGCCGGGCTCGGGTTCGGCTGCGGTCTGGGACACGACGACCTGCTCCCCGCGCTGCGCGAGGCGTGCGCGCGGGCCGGGCTGGCGCTGCTGGAGATCCCCGAGCGCACCCCGTTCCTGGCGCTGACCAAGGCCGTCGCCGAGGCCCGCGCCGCCGACCGCTACGCCGAGGTCGTCCGCACCGACGAGGCGCAGCGGGCGCTCACCGCCGCCGCCCTGGGCGAGGACGACCCCGACACCGGCACTGCCCGGGTGCTGGACCGGCTCACCGACCGCCTCGGCGCCTGGGCGCTGATCTCCGGGGCCGACGGCCGGGTCCGCCGGTCCGCGCCCGCCGGGGCGGCCCGGCGCGCGGTCCTGCTCCGCGCCGAGATCGACCGGGTGCGGGACCACCCCGGGCCGTCCAGCGTCACCGTCGCCGTCGGGGACGGGCAGGTCGTGCTGCAGCCGGTGCGCCTGATCGGGCCCGCGGTGCTCGTCGTCGGGCGGGACCGGCGCTTCACCCCGGTCGACCGGCAGCTCATCGGCTCGGCGGTGTCGGTGCTGACCCTGGCCCACGCGCGCAGCGCCGCGGCCGGGCGGGCCGAGCGCCGGGTGCGGACCGCGGTGCTGCGGGCGCTGGCCTCGCTGCCGGGATGCGGCGCCGAGGACGTGCTCGCCGAGACCTGGGGCCCGTTGCCCGGCGGGGACCTGGTCGCGGTCGCGCTCGGCGGGCGGGCCACCGGTGCGCCGCCGGCCGTCCTGCTCGACGCCCTGGAACGGGCCCCCGGGGTCGCCTTCCACGCCGAGCTCGACGGGCAGGTGGCCGCGCTCGTCGGCGCCGGCTCGGTGCCCGCGGTGCTGGAGGTCGCCGGACGGGTGCGCGGGGTGCGGGCCGGGGTGTCGACGCCGGCCCCGGTCGGTGAGCTGGGCCGCGCACTGCGCGAGGCGGGCCGGGCGCTCGACGCCGCCGAACGCCGCGACCGGGCGGTGCTGCGCTTCGCCGACCTCGCGGGCAGCGGGCTCGCGTCGCTGGTGCGCCCCGAGGACGCCACCGCCTTCGCCGACGCCGTGCTGGCCCCGCTCGTCCGCCACGACACCGAGCGGCGCGGCGACCTGGTCGCCTCCCTGCGGGAGTGGCTGGCCCACCACGGGCAGTGGGACCCGGCCGCGTCCCGGCTCGGGGTGCACCGCCACACCCTGCGGGCCCGCATCACCCGGGCCGCCGCGCTGCTGGAGCGCGACCTCGACTCCCCCGGCGTCCGCGCCGAGCTGTGGTTCGCCCTGCACACCACCGACCCCGCCTGA